One Alligator mississippiensis isolate rAllMis1 chromosome 1, rAllMis1, whole genome shotgun sequence genomic window carries:
- the LIPT1 gene encoding lipoyltransferase 1, mitochondrial, translating into MKNMVIRASLKNWFQLFYVHKFPAAGFKTTADGAIILQSVSNDIYQNLAVEDWIHDNMNLENRQVLFLWRNSSTVVIGRHQNPWQECNLKMMRQKNIKLARRRSGGGTVYHDLGNINLTFFTSKKKYERMENLKLVVKALKCLRPQLDVHATDRCDLLLNRNFKISGTAAKLGRTAYHHCTLLCSADRFILSSVLKSPYKGIKSNATPSVPASVKNLFEEDPTLTCQIVMDAIAAEYAIYHQIDHHVTLINPADETVFPGINNKTKELQTWEWIYGKTPKFSISTCFNMVYKHSFLEVKVDMDVKHGRIQVCNINLPEEWLPPALCGELEKNLIGSKFCPSETTALASALLRSCPQDYEVHRRWNLFCENMTTTLM; encoded by the coding sequence ATGAAAAACATGGTAATCCGGGCATCTCTCAAGAACTGGTTTCAGTTATTTTATGTCCAcaagtttcctgcagctggcTTCAAAACGACAGCAGATGGAGCGATCATTCTACAGTCTGTTTCTAATGACATTTACCAAAATCTGGCAGTGGAAGACTGGATTCATGATAACATGAACTTGGAGAACAGGCAGGTTCTGTTTCTCTGGAGGAATTCCTCTACTGTGGTGATTGGGAGACACCAGAATCCCTGGCAGGAGTGTAACCTCAAGATGATGAGACAGAAGAATATAAAACTTGCCAGAAGAAGAAGTGGGGGAGGAACAGTATACCATGATCTAGGCAACATCAATCTGACTTTCTTCACATCCAAGAAAAAATATGAGAGAATGGAAAATCTAAAACTGGTTGTTAAGGCTCTCAAATGCCTGAGACCACAGTTAGACGTACACGCTACTGATAGGTGTGACCTCTTgctgaataggaattttaaaatTTCAGGGACTGCTGCCAAGCTAGGAAGAACTGCTTATCACCACTGCACcttactctgcagtgcagatAGATTTATTTTATCTTCTGTGCTGAAGAGCCCTTACAAAGGTATAAAAAGTAATGCCACTCCTAGTGTGCCTGCCTCAGTGAAAAATCTCTTTGAAGAGGATCCCACATTAACTTGTCAGATAGTTATGGATGCCATTGCTGCAGAATATGCCATCTATCATCAAATTGATCACCATGTCACCCTCATAAATCCAGCTGATGAGACTGTGTTCCCTGGaattaataataaaacaaaagaactacAAACCTGGGAGTGGATATATGGCAAGACACCAAAGTTTAGTATTAGCACCTGCTTTAACATGGTATATAAACATTCTTTCCTTGAAGTTAAAGTAGATATGGATGTAAAGCATGGAAGAATTCAAGTTTGTAACATTAACTTGCCAGAAGAATGGCTGCCACCCGCACTGTGTGGTGAACTAGAAAAGAATCTAATTGGCAGTAAGTTTTGCCCGAGTGAAACGACTGCATTAGCAAGTGCTCTGCTAAGATCATGTCCACAAGACTATGAAGTGCACAGGAGGTGGAATCTGTTTTGTGAGAACATGACAACAACACTCATGTGA